In a single window of the Littorina saxatilis isolate snail1 linkage group LG3, US_GU_Lsax_2.0, whole genome shotgun sequence genome:
- the LOC138962556 gene encoding uncharacterized protein isoform X2: protein MDARDQLELAAWDEDDAEDDFVVFALLDQPERRAYEGQFALDHFTAIECEDLFRFSAEEIRRLCALLGMQRTMQAPNGMNNQGTKASVCRQRVFLSAHTSVPSGH, encoded by the exons ATGGATGCCAGGGACCAACTTGAGCTTGCGGCGTGGGACGAGGATGACGCAGAAGATGATTTTGTTGTCTTCGCACTTCTTGATCAG CCAGAAAGAAGGGCCTATGAGGGTCAGTTCGCCCTTGATCACTTCACAGCCATCGAATGTGAGGACTTATTTCGCTTCAGCGCGGAAGAGATTCGGAGACTGTGCGCCCTTCTGGGAATGCAGAGGACTATGCAGGCGCCTAATGGAATGAACAATCAAGGAACCAAGGCCAGTG TTTGCAGGCAGAGGGTCTTCTTGTCTGCTCATACCTCGGTACCAAGCGGCCACTAA
- the LOC138962556 gene encoding uncharacterized protein isoform X1, with product MDARDQLELAAWDEDDAEDDFVVFALLDQPERRAYEGQFALDHFTAIECEDLFRFSAEEIRRLCALLGMQRTMQAPNGMNNQGTKASGLEVLCICLRRLAYPCRFADLSQMFHRPKPELCVLFKVGIDFIYDQFSDKLTNLNQPWLTVPQLERYCAAIHAKGAPLEFCWGMVDGTIRSMCRPGHLQQEVYNGHKRVHSLKFQCVVTPNGLVANVFGPLVGRRHDAALLNGSGILEHMQQHMVTPAGDEMYLYGDRAYPLTPNLMRPYRGQITEEQQAFNTEMSRVRNSVEWEFSKIVRLWAFLDFKKKFEAVLVPCRETLPGWSFVVQLSYLPTWQ from the exons ATGGATGCCAGGGACCAACTTGAGCTTGCGGCGTGGGACGAGGATGACGCAGAAGATGATTTTGTTGTCTTCGCACTTCTTGATCAG CCAGAAAGAAGGGCCTATGAGGGTCAGTTCGCCCTTGATCACTTCACAGCCATCGAATGTGAGGACTTATTTCGCTTCAGCGCGGAAGAGATTCGGAGACTGTGCGCCCTTCTGGGAATGCAGAGGACTATGCAGGCGCCTAATGGAATGAACAATCAAGGAACCAAGGCCAGTG GATTGGAGGTGCTCTGCATCTGTCTGCGGAGGTTGGCTTACCCATGTCGGTTTGCTGACCTTTCGCAGATGTTTCATCGTCCCAAGCCGgagttgtgtgtgctgttcaaggTAGGTATCGACTTCATCTATGATCAgttttctgacaaactaacaaaccTCAATCAGCCATGGCTGACAGTGCCCCAACTGGAACGGTACTGTGCAGCTATACATGCCAAGGGGGCTCCTCTGGAGTTTTGTTGGGGGATGGTTGATGGCACAATACGATCAATGTGTCGCCCCGGCCATTTGCAACAAGAAGTGTACAATGGCCATAAGAGGGTGCACTCTCTAAAGTTTCAGTGTGTCGTGACACCAAATGGCCTTGTGGCAAATGTTTTTGGGCCCTTGGTTGGTCGACGACATGACGCAGCTTTGCTGAATGGTAGTGGCATTCTTGAACACATGCAGCAGCACATGGTCACTCCAGCAGGAGATGAAATGTACCTGTATGGGGACCGAGCCTACCCCTTGACCCCTAACTTGATGAGGCCGTACCGTGGACAGATCACAGAAGAGCAACAGGCCTTCAACACAGAAATGAGCAGGGTGAGAAACTCTGTTGAATGGGAATTTTCAAAAATTGTTAGGCTGTGGGCATTTttggatttcaaaaaaaaatttgaagctGTTCTTGTCCCCTGTAGGGAAACTCTACCTGGTTGGAGTTTTGTTGTCCAACTGTCATACTTGCCTACATGGCAGTGA